One segment of Panicum virgatum strain AP13 chromosome 1K, P.virgatum_v5, whole genome shotgun sequence DNA contains the following:
- the LOC120672689 gene encoding protein RRC1-like isoform X2 → MNSKKVPYHKHREAEEARKKREEDEAARVYAEFVESFKGDSSSGAKFVRGGVIDPNAKLKIDHEGGKSKDGGSVPKKGSRYVPSFLPPSFAKEPEKKEEERPKEKEKGKPRVIDKFLEELKFEQEQREKRSQDRDHRRDRHSDSSMPSSRFDELPDEFDPTGRFPGSFDDGDPQTTNLYVGNLSPKVDENFLLRTFGRFGPIASVKIMWPRTEEERRRQRNCGFVAFMNRADGQAAKDEMQGVIVYDYELKIGWGKSVALPSQALPAPPPGHMAIRNKEGGTVILSGPGGPAVASVTPQTSELVLTPNVPDIVVAPPDDGRLRYVIDTMALQVLDGGCAFEQAVMERGRGNPLFDFLFDLKSKEHTYYVWRLYSFSQGDTLQRWRTEPYIMITGSGRWVPPPLSSNRSPEREKESTFAAGRSRRVEAERTLTDSQRDEFEDMLRALTLERSQIKEAMGFALDNADAAGEIVEVLTESLTLKETPIPTKVARLMLVSDILHNSSAPVKNASAFRTKFEASLPDVMESFNDLYRSITGRITAEALKERVMKVLQVWADWFLFSDAFLNGLRATFLRLGNSGVVPFHSLCGDAPEIEKKGSSEDGKGGFKLNEDGALATGKAAATKELLGLPLAELERRCKHNGLSLCGGKEMMVARLLNLEEAEKERVYEKEVDVKYAQGEQHKTGREDGGLNAPSASRFGETPNGDELDVSRNSMGTAKGRSRESASAELDSFPSKKPKYDPVLPASKWSREDDISDDEDRKGGRGLGLSYSSGSDAGDLGKVDTSEVSTDHTSHHQDTIVDEEHRQKLRQIEISVMQYRESLEEQGLRDMDEIERKVASHRRRLQSEYGLSTSTDGAHSRRSSERTSLERKEKHEDAHDYARKRRRSQSRSRSPPRKSQERDRDHNRSRDRSHGNDVGRDKVRDKSTSRGRDDHYDRSRDREKDRRKGR, encoded by the exons ATGAATTCGAAGAAGGTTCCGTACCACAAGCATCGGGAGGCTGAGGAGGCGAGGAAGAAG AGGGAGGAAGATGAAGCTGCACGTGTATATGCGGAGTTTGTCGAGTCATTCAAGGGTGACAGCTCATCTGGGGCTAAATTTGTCCGAGGTGGTGTGATCGACCCAAATGCAAAGCTGAAGATTGATCATGAAG GTGGAAAATCCAAAGATGGGGGGTCTGTTCCAAAGAAGGGCAGTAG GTATGTTCCGTCCTTCTTGCCACCATCATTTGCAAAAGAGCCTGAGAAGAAG gaagaagaaaggccaaaagaaaaggaaaaaggaaaaccacGCGTAATAGATAAGTTCTTGGAGGAACTTAAGTTTGAGCAAGAGCAACGGGAAAAGCGTAGTCAGGATCGAGACCACCGGCGTGATCGTCACAGTGATAGCTCCATG CCCTCTAGCCGGTTTGATGAACTACCAGACGAATTTGATCCGACTGGAAGATTTCCAGGATCATTTGATGATGGCGATCCTCAAACCACAAACTTATATGTTGGCAATCTATCTCCAAAG GTTGATGAGAATTTTCTTTTGAGGACCTTTGGTCGGTTTGGACCTATTGCTAGTGTCAAGATTATGTGGCCTAGAACAGAAGAGGAGCGCAGGAGGCAAAGAAATTGCGGTTTTGTTGCCTTTATGAATAGAGCAGATGGACAGGCAGCAAAGGATGAAATGCAAG GTGTTATTGTGTATGACTATGAACTGAAGATTGGATGGGGAAAATCTGTTGCTCTTCCATCACAGGCAttacctgctcctcctccaggaCACATGGCAATCAGAAATAAAGAG GGTGGCACAGTCATACTTTCTGGTCCTGGCGGCCCTGCTGTTGCATCTGTTACACCACAAACCTCAGAGCTG GTCCTTACACCAAATGTTCCTGATATTGTGGTTGCTCCACCGGATGATGGACGTCTTCGGTACGTGATTGACACAATGGCTCTGCAAGTCCTTGATGGTGGATGTGCTTTTGAACAAGCTGTAATGGAGAGAGGGCGAGGGAATCCTTTGTTTGATTTCTTATTCGATCTTAAATCTAAAGAGCACACATACTATGTTTGGAGGTTATACTCATTTTCTCAG GGTGATACTTTACAACGATGGAGAACAGAACCATACATTATGATCACAGGAAGTGGAAG ATgggttccacctcccttgtcaTCCAACAGAAGCCCTGAACGTGAAAAGGAATCTACGTTTGCTGCTGGTAGAAGCAGG CGTGTTGAAGCGGAGCGCACATTGACTGACTCGCAGCGTGATGAATTTGAGGACATGCTACGAGCGTTGACATTAGAAAGGAGCCAAATAAAAGAGGCCATGGGATTTGCCTTGGATAATGCTGATGCAGCTGGGGAG ATTGTTGAGGTTCTCACAGAATCCTTGACACTCAAGGAGACCCCTATTCCAACCAAGGTTGCTCGGCTTATGCTAGTGTCCGACATCCTGCATAACAGTAGTGCTCCTGTGAAGAACGCCTCTGCATTCCGAACGAAGTTTGAAGCTTCTTTGCCAGATGTCATGGAGAGCTTCAATGACCTGTACCGCAGTATCACTGGAAGGATTACTGCTGAAGCTCTGAAG GAGAGGGTTATGAAAGTTCTACAAGTGTGGGCAGACTGGTTCTTGTTTTCTGATGCATTTTTGAATGGGCTGAGGGCTACTTTTCTTAGATTGGGCAACTCTGGTGTTGTTCCATTTCATTCGCTATGTGGTGATGCACCTGAAattgaaaagaaaggtagctcTGAGGATGGCAAAGGTGGTTTTAAGCTTAATGAAGATGGTGCCTTGGCTACAGGAAAGGCAGCAGCGACAAAGGAGCTACTAGGGCTTCCACTAGCTGAACTTGAGCGCCGTTGTAAACATAATGGCCTCTCACTATGTGGTGGTAAAGAGATGATGGTTGCCAGGTTGCTCAACTTGGAAGAGGCTGAGAAGGAACGTGTATATGAGAAAGAAGTTGACGTGAAATATGCGCAAGGAGAACAGCATAAAACTGGAAGAGAGGACGGTGGTTTGAATGCTCCTAGTGCATCAAGATTTGGAGAAACTCCTAATGGTGATGAATTAGATGTCTCTAGGAACAGCATGGGAACTGCCAAAGGCCGCTCTAGAGAGTCTGCTTCTGCTGAACTTGATTCATTTCCGAGCAAGAAGCCAAAATATGATCCTGTTTTACCAGCTTCTAAATGGAGTCGAGAGGATGACATCAGCGATGATGAAGATAGAAAAGGTGGTAGAGGCTTGGGATTAAGCTATTCATCTGGAAGCGATGCTGGTGATCTAGGAAAGGTCGATACATCAGAAGTTAGTACTGATCACACAAGTCATCATCAAGATACAATTGTTGATGAAGAGCATAG GCAGAAGTTGAGGCAGATTGAAATTTCTGTCATGCAGTACCGTGAATCTCTTGAGGAGCAAGGTTTGCGCGATATGGATGAGATTGAGAGGAAGGTTGCCAGTCATCGGAGGCGGCTTCAGTCTGAATATGGTTTGTCCACTTCAACTGATGGTGCACACAGCAGGCGGTCTTCTG AAAGAACATCACTGGAGCGGAAAGAGAAACACGAAGACGCACATGATTATGCTAGGAAACGGCGTCGGAGCCAGAGTAGAAGCCGCAGCCCTCCAAGGAAGTCACAGGAGAGGGACCGAGACCACAACCGCAGCAGAGACCGATCCCATGGCAATGATGTTGGCAGGGACAAGGTGCGTGATAAAAGCACGAGCCGTGGGCGTGATGACCACTATGACAGAAGCCGAGACAGGGAGAAGGACAGAAGAAAGGGAAGGTGA
- the LOC120672689 gene encoding protein RRC1-like isoform X1, protein MNSKKVPYHKHREAEEARKKREEDEAARVYAEFVESFKGDSSSGAKFVRGGVIDPNAKLKIDHEGGKSKDGGSVPKKGSRYVPSFLPPSFAKEPEKKKEEERPKEKEKGKPRVIDKFLEELKFEQEQREKRSQDRDHRRDRHSDSSMPSSRFDELPDEFDPTGRFPGSFDDGDPQTTNLYVGNLSPKVDENFLLRTFGRFGPIASVKIMWPRTEEERRRQRNCGFVAFMNRADGQAAKDEMQGVIVYDYELKIGWGKSVALPSQALPAPPPGHMAIRNKEGGTVILSGPGGPAVASVTPQTSELVLTPNVPDIVVAPPDDGRLRYVIDTMALQVLDGGCAFEQAVMERGRGNPLFDFLFDLKSKEHTYYVWRLYSFSQGDTLQRWRTEPYIMITGSGRWVPPPLSSNRSPEREKESTFAAGRSRRVEAERTLTDSQRDEFEDMLRALTLERSQIKEAMGFALDNADAAGEIVEVLTESLTLKETPIPTKVARLMLVSDILHNSSAPVKNASAFRTKFEASLPDVMESFNDLYRSITGRITAEALKERVMKVLQVWADWFLFSDAFLNGLRATFLRLGNSGVVPFHSLCGDAPEIEKKGSSEDGKGGFKLNEDGALATGKAAATKELLGLPLAELERRCKHNGLSLCGGKEMMVARLLNLEEAEKERVYEKEVDVKYAQGEQHKTGREDGGLNAPSASRFGETPNGDELDVSRNSMGTAKGRSRESASAELDSFPSKKPKYDPVLPASKWSREDDISDDEDRKGGRGLGLSYSSGSDAGDLGKVDTSEVSTDHTSHHQDTIVDEEHRQKLRQIEISVMQYRESLEEQGLRDMDEIERKVASHRRRLQSEYGLSTSTDGAHSRRSSERTSLERKEKHEDAHDYARKRRRSQSRSRSPPRKSQERDRDHNRSRDRSHGNDVGRDKVRDKSTSRGRDDHYDRSRDREKDRRKGR, encoded by the exons ATGAATTCGAAGAAGGTTCCGTACCACAAGCATCGGGAGGCTGAGGAGGCGAGGAAGAAG AGGGAGGAAGATGAAGCTGCACGTGTATATGCGGAGTTTGTCGAGTCATTCAAGGGTGACAGCTCATCTGGGGCTAAATTTGTCCGAGGTGGTGTGATCGACCCAAATGCAAAGCTGAAGATTGATCATGAAG GTGGAAAATCCAAAGATGGGGGGTCTGTTCCAAAGAAGGGCAGTAG GTATGTTCCGTCCTTCTTGCCACCATCATTTGCAAAAGAGCCTGAGAAGAAG aaggaagaagaaaggccaaaagaaaaggaaaaaggaaaaccacGCGTAATAGATAAGTTCTTGGAGGAACTTAAGTTTGAGCAAGAGCAACGGGAAAAGCGTAGTCAGGATCGAGACCACCGGCGTGATCGTCACAGTGATAGCTCCATG CCCTCTAGCCGGTTTGATGAACTACCAGACGAATTTGATCCGACTGGAAGATTTCCAGGATCATTTGATGATGGCGATCCTCAAACCACAAACTTATATGTTGGCAATCTATCTCCAAAG GTTGATGAGAATTTTCTTTTGAGGACCTTTGGTCGGTTTGGACCTATTGCTAGTGTCAAGATTATGTGGCCTAGAACAGAAGAGGAGCGCAGGAGGCAAAGAAATTGCGGTTTTGTTGCCTTTATGAATAGAGCAGATGGACAGGCAGCAAAGGATGAAATGCAAG GTGTTATTGTGTATGACTATGAACTGAAGATTGGATGGGGAAAATCTGTTGCTCTTCCATCACAGGCAttacctgctcctcctccaggaCACATGGCAATCAGAAATAAAGAG GGTGGCACAGTCATACTTTCTGGTCCTGGCGGCCCTGCTGTTGCATCTGTTACACCACAAACCTCAGAGCTG GTCCTTACACCAAATGTTCCTGATATTGTGGTTGCTCCACCGGATGATGGACGTCTTCGGTACGTGATTGACACAATGGCTCTGCAAGTCCTTGATGGTGGATGTGCTTTTGAACAAGCTGTAATGGAGAGAGGGCGAGGGAATCCTTTGTTTGATTTCTTATTCGATCTTAAATCTAAAGAGCACACATACTATGTTTGGAGGTTATACTCATTTTCTCAG GGTGATACTTTACAACGATGGAGAACAGAACCATACATTATGATCACAGGAAGTGGAAG ATgggttccacctcccttgtcaTCCAACAGAAGCCCTGAACGTGAAAAGGAATCTACGTTTGCTGCTGGTAGAAGCAGG CGTGTTGAAGCGGAGCGCACATTGACTGACTCGCAGCGTGATGAATTTGAGGACATGCTACGAGCGTTGACATTAGAAAGGAGCCAAATAAAAGAGGCCATGGGATTTGCCTTGGATAATGCTGATGCAGCTGGGGAG ATTGTTGAGGTTCTCACAGAATCCTTGACACTCAAGGAGACCCCTATTCCAACCAAGGTTGCTCGGCTTATGCTAGTGTCCGACATCCTGCATAACAGTAGTGCTCCTGTGAAGAACGCCTCTGCATTCCGAACGAAGTTTGAAGCTTCTTTGCCAGATGTCATGGAGAGCTTCAATGACCTGTACCGCAGTATCACTGGAAGGATTACTGCTGAAGCTCTGAAG GAGAGGGTTATGAAAGTTCTACAAGTGTGGGCAGACTGGTTCTTGTTTTCTGATGCATTTTTGAATGGGCTGAGGGCTACTTTTCTTAGATTGGGCAACTCTGGTGTTGTTCCATTTCATTCGCTATGTGGTGATGCACCTGAAattgaaaagaaaggtagctcTGAGGATGGCAAAGGTGGTTTTAAGCTTAATGAAGATGGTGCCTTGGCTACAGGAAAGGCAGCAGCGACAAAGGAGCTACTAGGGCTTCCACTAGCTGAACTTGAGCGCCGTTGTAAACATAATGGCCTCTCACTATGTGGTGGTAAAGAGATGATGGTTGCCAGGTTGCTCAACTTGGAAGAGGCTGAGAAGGAACGTGTATATGAGAAAGAAGTTGACGTGAAATATGCGCAAGGAGAACAGCATAAAACTGGAAGAGAGGACGGTGGTTTGAATGCTCCTAGTGCATCAAGATTTGGAGAAACTCCTAATGGTGATGAATTAGATGTCTCTAGGAACAGCATGGGAACTGCCAAAGGCCGCTCTAGAGAGTCTGCTTCTGCTGAACTTGATTCATTTCCGAGCAAGAAGCCAAAATATGATCCTGTTTTACCAGCTTCTAAATGGAGTCGAGAGGATGACATCAGCGATGATGAAGATAGAAAAGGTGGTAGAGGCTTGGGATTAAGCTATTCATCTGGAAGCGATGCTGGTGATCTAGGAAAGGTCGATACATCAGAAGTTAGTACTGATCACACAAGTCATCATCAAGATACAATTGTTGATGAAGAGCATAG GCAGAAGTTGAGGCAGATTGAAATTTCTGTCATGCAGTACCGTGAATCTCTTGAGGAGCAAGGTTTGCGCGATATGGATGAGATTGAGAGGAAGGTTGCCAGTCATCGGAGGCGGCTTCAGTCTGAATATGGTTTGTCCACTTCAACTGATGGTGCACACAGCAGGCGGTCTTCTG AAAGAACATCACTGGAGCGGAAAGAGAAACACGAAGACGCACATGATTATGCTAGGAAACGGCGTCGGAGCCAGAGTAGAAGCCGCAGCCCTCCAAGGAAGTCACAGGAGAGGGACCGAGACCACAACCGCAGCAGAGACCGATCCCATGGCAATGATGTTGGCAGGGACAAGGTGCGTGATAAAAGCACGAGCCGTGGGCGTGATGACCACTATGACAGAAGCCGAGACAGGGAGAAGGACAGAAGAAAGGGAAGGTGA
- the LOC120672689 gene encoding protein RRC1-like isoform X3 encodes MPSSRFDELPDEFDPTGRFPGSFDDGDPQTTNLYVGNLSPKVDENFLLRTFGRFGPIASVKIMWPRTEEERRRQRNCGFVAFMNRADGQAAKDEMQGVIVYDYELKIGWGKSVALPSQALPAPPPGHMAIRNKEGGTVILSGPGGPAVASVTPQTSELVLTPNVPDIVVAPPDDGRLRYVIDTMALQVLDGGCAFEQAVMERGRGNPLFDFLFDLKSKEHTYYVWRLYSFSQGDTLQRWRTEPYIMITGSGRWVPPPLSSNRSPEREKESTFAAGRSRRVEAERTLTDSQRDEFEDMLRALTLERSQIKEAMGFALDNADAAGEIVEVLTESLTLKETPIPTKVARLMLVSDILHNSSAPVKNASAFRTKFEASLPDVMESFNDLYRSITGRITAEALKERVMKVLQVWADWFLFSDAFLNGLRATFLRLGNSGVVPFHSLCGDAPEIEKKGSSEDGKGGFKLNEDGALATGKAAATKELLGLPLAELERRCKHNGLSLCGGKEMMVARLLNLEEAEKERVYEKEVDVKYAQGEQHKTGREDGGLNAPSASRFGETPNGDELDVSRNSMGTAKGRSRESASAELDSFPSKKPKYDPVLPASKWSREDDISDDEDRKGGRGLGLSYSSGSDAGDLGKVDTSEVSTDHTSHHQDTIVDEEHRQKLRQIEISVMQYRESLEEQGLRDMDEIERKVASHRRRLQSEYGLSTSTDGAHSRRSSERTSLERKEKHEDAHDYARKRRRSQSRSRSPPRKSQERDRDHNRSRDRSHGNDVGRDKVRDKSTSRGRDDHYDRSRDREKDRRKGR; translated from the exons ATG CCCTCTAGCCGGTTTGATGAACTACCAGACGAATTTGATCCGACTGGAAGATTTCCAGGATCATTTGATGATGGCGATCCTCAAACCACAAACTTATATGTTGGCAATCTATCTCCAAAG GTTGATGAGAATTTTCTTTTGAGGACCTTTGGTCGGTTTGGACCTATTGCTAGTGTCAAGATTATGTGGCCTAGAACAGAAGAGGAGCGCAGGAGGCAAAGAAATTGCGGTTTTGTTGCCTTTATGAATAGAGCAGATGGACAGGCAGCAAAGGATGAAATGCAAG GTGTTATTGTGTATGACTATGAACTGAAGATTGGATGGGGAAAATCTGTTGCTCTTCCATCACAGGCAttacctgctcctcctccaggaCACATGGCAATCAGAAATAAAGAG GGTGGCACAGTCATACTTTCTGGTCCTGGCGGCCCTGCTGTTGCATCTGTTACACCACAAACCTCAGAGCTG GTCCTTACACCAAATGTTCCTGATATTGTGGTTGCTCCACCGGATGATGGACGTCTTCGGTACGTGATTGACACAATGGCTCTGCAAGTCCTTGATGGTGGATGTGCTTTTGAACAAGCTGTAATGGAGAGAGGGCGAGGGAATCCTTTGTTTGATTTCTTATTCGATCTTAAATCTAAAGAGCACACATACTATGTTTGGAGGTTATACTCATTTTCTCAG GGTGATACTTTACAACGATGGAGAACAGAACCATACATTATGATCACAGGAAGTGGAAG ATgggttccacctcccttgtcaTCCAACAGAAGCCCTGAACGTGAAAAGGAATCTACGTTTGCTGCTGGTAGAAGCAGG CGTGTTGAAGCGGAGCGCACATTGACTGACTCGCAGCGTGATGAATTTGAGGACATGCTACGAGCGTTGACATTAGAAAGGAGCCAAATAAAAGAGGCCATGGGATTTGCCTTGGATAATGCTGATGCAGCTGGGGAG ATTGTTGAGGTTCTCACAGAATCCTTGACACTCAAGGAGACCCCTATTCCAACCAAGGTTGCTCGGCTTATGCTAGTGTCCGACATCCTGCATAACAGTAGTGCTCCTGTGAAGAACGCCTCTGCATTCCGAACGAAGTTTGAAGCTTCTTTGCCAGATGTCATGGAGAGCTTCAATGACCTGTACCGCAGTATCACTGGAAGGATTACTGCTGAAGCTCTGAAG GAGAGGGTTATGAAAGTTCTACAAGTGTGGGCAGACTGGTTCTTGTTTTCTGATGCATTTTTGAATGGGCTGAGGGCTACTTTTCTTAGATTGGGCAACTCTGGTGTTGTTCCATTTCATTCGCTATGTGGTGATGCACCTGAAattgaaaagaaaggtagctcTGAGGATGGCAAAGGTGGTTTTAAGCTTAATGAAGATGGTGCCTTGGCTACAGGAAAGGCAGCAGCGACAAAGGAGCTACTAGGGCTTCCACTAGCTGAACTTGAGCGCCGTTGTAAACATAATGGCCTCTCACTATGTGGTGGTAAAGAGATGATGGTTGCCAGGTTGCTCAACTTGGAAGAGGCTGAGAAGGAACGTGTATATGAGAAAGAAGTTGACGTGAAATATGCGCAAGGAGAACAGCATAAAACTGGAAGAGAGGACGGTGGTTTGAATGCTCCTAGTGCATCAAGATTTGGAGAAACTCCTAATGGTGATGAATTAGATGTCTCTAGGAACAGCATGGGAACTGCCAAAGGCCGCTCTAGAGAGTCTGCTTCTGCTGAACTTGATTCATTTCCGAGCAAGAAGCCAAAATATGATCCTGTTTTACCAGCTTCTAAATGGAGTCGAGAGGATGACATCAGCGATGATGAAGATAGAAAAGGTGGTAGAGGCTTGGGATTAAGCTATTCATCTGGAAGCGATGCTGGTGATCTAGGAAAGGTCGATACATCAGAAGTTAGTACTGATCACACAAGTCATCATCAAGATACAATTGTTGATGAAGAGCATAG GCAGAAGTTGAGGCAGATTGAAATTTCTGTCATGCAGTACCGTGAATCTCTTGAGGAGCAAGGTTTGCGCGATATGGATGAGATTGAGAGGAAGGTTGCCAGTCATCGGAGGCGGCTTCAGTCTGAATATGGTTTGTCCACTTCAACTGATGGTGCACACAGCAGGCGGTCTTCTG AAAGAACATCACTGGAGCGGAAAGAGAAACACGAAGACGCACATGATTATGCTAGGAAACGGCGTCGGAGCCAGAGTAGAAGCCGCAGCCCTCCAAGGAAGTCACAGGAGAGGGACCGAGACCACAACCGCAGCAGAGACCGATCCCATGGCAATGATGTTGGCAGGGACAAGGTGCGTGATAAAAGCACGAGCCGTGGGCGTGATGACCACTATGACAGAAGCCGAGACAGGGAGAAGGACAGAAGAAAGGGAAGGTGA